CACCGTGCGCAACCTGTTCCCCGTCGGGCGGATCACCGAAGACCCCGCCACCGGCTCGGCGGCCGCCGCGCTGGGCGCCTACCTGCGCGAGCTCGGTGCGGTGCCGGTGCCGGCACGCATCGCGATCGAGCAGGGCCTGCATGTCGGTCGCCCCGGCCTGCTCGTCGTCGACATTCCGGCGACGGGGCGCGTCCGCGTCTCCGGCGTCGCCGTGCCGATGACGGACGCCACCCGCCCGCGCGTTACCGCCGACTCATGATAGCTGCGAGCGCGTCCTCGAGCACGAGAGCCTGGTGCACCTCGGTCGCCTGCGCATAGGACGCCCCCGCGAGCGCCACGAAGACGGCACCGACCACGTCGACGTACCCGACGACAAGGCCGTCGGCGATGACGCGGTAGCGGTCGATATCGTCGATGACCAGCCGATACGCCTCGTCGGCGCCGGCGGCGGGAGCGTCCGCACCGGGACCGGGTCGATGGCCCTCCTCCGGTCGCTCAGCGCGACGGGACGGCGTGGTGTCGATGGTCATGGTGCGCCTCCGCCCCCAGCCTCGCGCACATCACCGGATCACGCCGGGGGCTTGACGGATGCCGCCGCGGCACCTACCGGGGGCGGTGCGGCATCCGCTGCGCGTGCTCCCCACAGGCGCCGAACGAGCAGAGGCCCGCCGATCCCGTGGATCGCGACGCTTCCCAGCACGACCATGCAGGTCGCCGCCAGCACGAGAAACCCCTGCTCGCCGGGCAGGGCGTTCGCGGCGATGAGCCCGAACACGATGGATGCCGCGCCGCGCGGCCCCACCACCGCGACGAAGATCCGCTCCTGGCGAGTTGCCTCGCTTCCGAGCAGGGCGATGCCGACGGGGATGATCCGCCCGATGGTGAGCGCGACGAGCGCCAGGGCGATCGCCGGCCACCAGTCATACGTCTCGCTCAGCAGCACGACGGCGGCGAAGCCGAAGGCCAGCCACAGCAGCAGATTGGTCAGCCACGACACATCCTCCAACAGAGTGAGCTCAGCGCGGTCGAGCCCCTTCTCCCCGCGCGTCAGCCGGATGGCGATACCGGCGACGAACACGGCGACGAAGCCGTTGCCGTGCAGCATGACGGCAGCCGCGAAGACGATGAGCGGTGCGGCGACGAAGGCGATGCGCATGCTCTGCGGCTCGGTCCACCCGCGCTCATCGGCGAAGCGGGTCGCGCCGCCGATGGCCGCGCCCACCGCCGCGCCGACGAGAACGGCGATGAGCCCGGCGGGGGCCGCGACGGCGAACGCGCGCCCGGCGTCGCCCGTGGTTCCCGCCGAGGCGAACGCGAGCGCCGCGAGCAGGAGCGGAGAGACGAGGCCGTCGTTGTAGCCGCTCTCGACGCTGAGCCAGCGCCGCACGCGCGCGGGAATCCGCTCGTCGCGGACGAGGGAGGTTTCGGGCGAGAAGTCGGCGGGAACCGCGATGCAGGCGATGGCGAGCACGACGGCGACCGACAGACCGAGCGGGAGCATCAGCCCGACCGCGAGGACGAGCACGAGCGAGAGCGGCAGGCCGATACCGAGCAGGCGGACCGGCACCCCTGTGAACTGCGAACGCACCGAGCCGCGCACATCCAGCGCGTCGACGAACAGCAGGAACGCGAGGACGATCTCGGCGAGGAAGAGCGTCGCTTTCGACTCCATGAAGAGAATGCCCTGAGTGGGCAGCACGGCCCCGGCGATCAGACCGAGCCCGGTCATCACGATCGGCCCGTTCACCGTTGCACGCCGAAACGTCCGGCTCCACAGCGACCAGATCAACAGGGCGACACCGGTGACGAGCAGGAATGTCGTCAGCACGGTGACCTCACGCCATCGCCTTCAGTGTCGCGAAGATGGCGCGCAGCCGCAGGCCGGGAACATAGGCGCGGACCAGAGCCGATCCGACGCGCCCGAGCTGGAGGCCCTCGGGGTAACACATCCAGAGGGGGCGGTGCTCGGCGCCGAACTTCGCCTTGAACCTCTCCAGGGAGGCGAACCCGTAGGCCGGCTCGAGGGCCCGCACCACCCGACGCGAGAGCCGTCCGGGTACGGCACCCTCGTGCGGAGCGAGCGGTGTGCCGGACAGGCTGATCGTCGGGATGCCGTCGACCTCCGCCCGCCGGATGGTGGACACGATCGCGAACTCCATCGCTCCCGGCATGGCCGCTTCGGCGCGGCGCATGACATCCAGAGTCCATCCCACGACGACGCCCGCCCGTCGACGGGGAAGCCAGCTCGTGACGGCGTGGACGTCGCCGTCGGCGCCGACGACGAGCATCAGGCGCACCTCCTCGTCCTTCAGTTCGGCAAGGCCGCCGAGGGTGAAGCCCATTTCCGGAAGCGCCTTGTCCTGCGCCCAACGCCCACAGATGCGGTCGACCTGCTCTCGCGCGGCCGCGTCGAGATCGACGTAGCGAGTCCATACGGCCTCGACCGATTCGCGAGCGGCACGGTTGACGGCGGTCCGCAGGTCCTGGCGCCGCTTGCCGGAGAGGCTGAAGCCGGCGGTCGCGAGCACCGCTTCGGTGCCGACCGGCATCGTGGACCAGCCTGCGCCGGCCAGATCGGCGGCCGTCTCGGCATGGACGCTGTACAGGACCGGCATCCATCCCCGCTGATCGCAGAAGTCGGAGAATGCGCGGATGGTGGCCGCGCGGTCGGAGCAGATCGGATCGCCCACCGTGATCGCCACGCCGCCGCGCACGCGATACGCGACCACCGCGCCGTCCGGGCCGACCCACACCGAGTTGCCCGCCCAGGTCGCCATGTGGGCGAAGGTGCCCGTTCCGAGAGCGCGCGCGGCGTCCCGGGCGGCGGCGCGGTCTTCCGCCGTCGCCGCCGGCGCCGTGCGCCGGACGATCGCGCGAGCGCCGATCACCACGCTCAGCGCGGCCAGCGCCGGAAGGACACCGGCGAGTGCGATGACGATCTGCCATTCCATCTCACCAGCGCTGATCCCGGACCACCAGAGGTCCCCCTCGACCAGAGGTGTGAGCAGCACCTCGACGAACACGACGGCGGCGACCGTGACGAGCACAGCCCCGGCGAGCACGACGCCCACGATCCGACCGAGATCGATCAGCAACGCGCTGACCAGAAGAAGCGCGGCGGCCAGGGGCGCGAGGGATGCGTCGACCGCGGCGCCCGTCCACGCCAGGATTCCGCTGGCGTCGGGGGTCACCGCCGCCAGCGCGAGGGCGCTGGCCAGGACGATGAGCACGGATGAGACGAGGCGTCGCCACGTGCTACGAGCTCCGGCCGGCCACGGGCGCACCGCGGCGG
The sequence above is a segment of the Microbacterium sp. PM5 genome. Coding sequences within it:
- a CDS encoding cation:proton antiporter, with protein sequence MLTTFLLVTGVALLIWSLWSRTFRRATVNGPIVMTGLGLIAGAVLPTQGILFMESKATLFLAEIVLAFLLFVDALDVRGSVRSQFTGVPVRLLGIGLPLSLVLVLAVGLMLPLGLSVAVVLAIACIAVPADFSPETSLVRDERIPARVRRWLSVESGYNDGLVSPLLLAALAFASAGTTGDAGRAFAVAAPAGLIAVLVGAAVGAAIGGATRFADERGWTEPQSMRIAFVAAPLIVFAAAVMLHGNGFVAVFVAGIAIRLTRGEKGLDRAELTLLEDVSWLTNLLLWLAFGFAAVVLLSETYDWWPAIALALVALTIGRIIPVGIALLGSEATRQERIFVAVVGPRGAASIVFGLIAANALPGEQGFLVLAATCMVVLGSVAIHGIGGPLLVRRLWGARAADAAPPPVGAAAASVKPPA
- a CDS encoding DUF2156 domain-containing protein — its product is MKPAFSAVVRAVLRHPVSLAVAAGALGMGVAHVTAAGEVALDGAAFSVLSWLGLVVMLAIVERMMGSVRAVLVTAAGTATAVLLAWGVLSTLAALGEQLSVTALQYQPWVPSVTTALLVTVASGSLRPATRRRVRWAAVTIIVAMLLVNGHASDLARAAAVLPGLAAAAWWAPSAAVRPWPAGARSTWRRLVSSVLIVLASALALAAVTPDASGILAWTGAAVDASLAPLAAALLLVSALLIDLGRIVGVVLAGAVLVTVAAVVFVEVLLTPLVEGDLWWSGISAGEMEWQIVIALAGVLPALAALSVVIGARAIVRRTAPAATAEDRAAARDAARALGTGTFAHMATWAGNSVWVGPDGAVVAYRVRGGVAITVGDPICSDRAATIRAFSDFCDQRGWMPVLYSVHAETAADLAGAGWSTMPVGTEAVLATAGFSLSGKRRQDLRTAVNRAARESVEAVWTRYVDLDAAAREQVDRICGRWAQDKALPEMGFTLGGLAELKDEEVRLMLVVGADGDVHAVTSWLPRRRAGVVVGWTLDVMRRAEAAMPGAMEFAIVSTIRRAEVDGIPTISLSGTPLAPHEGAVPGRLSRRVVRALEPAYGFASLERFKAKFGAEHRPLWMCYPEGLQLGRVGSALVRAYVPGLRLRAIFATLKAMA